In Dyadobacter sp. CECT 9275, the following proteins share a genomic window:
- a CDS encoding TonB-dependent receptor — MTKLIYSLLFILTIGAAHAQTFKVSGKVTDESGQPLIGAAVLEKGTNNGTVTDADGRYQLTVGYVNAILTVSYVGYNNVERGINGQGTQNFSLEDATVLSQVTVVGSRNMNRSATDTPVPVDVIDIREITTKQGQLDVNQLLQFAAPSFNSNRQSGSDGSDHVDPASLRGLGPDQTLVLINGKRRHQSALVNLFGTRGRGNTGTDLNAIPAAAIQRIEILRDGAAAQYGSDAIAGVINIVLKESVNELTANVNAGIFQAKYRFDNKTFDGLNYNANINYGVAIAKKGFINVTADYNFRDYTNRANTVPEADLARRHFGDPRIKNAALYYNAKIPLGKNIQVYSFGGLNNRKGDAYAWTRFADDDRNIPSVYPDGFDPIISSKIDDRAVTGGIRGVWGKWDIDLSHTYGFNKFHFLVSNSLNRSLGELSQRSFDAGGFQLAQNVTNLNFTRYYKGFLNGLNVAFGGEYRTEKYKIFAGERPSYYNYDPDYPGGSQGFPGFSPTDVISKNRSNVGAYLDLEADLTKKLLVDIAGRYENYSDFGNTVNGKVALRYKILDELSLRAAVSTGFRAPSLAQKYFNSTFTNFVNGEAVEVLLANNESKVTQALGIPKLRQETSQNASAGFTYSPSGRLSVTVDGYYVKVKDRVVLTGQFSNDDEEIGQLLTDLRVGQAQFFTNALSYTTTKGLDVIVAHNTPLGPGRLSTTLAANFNWMELGPINTTPLLAGKEGTYFSERERYFVMASAPPSKINLTFDYSLKKLSFMLRFVRFGEIKLINWNYGGTDEATNAPYTAAQYTDVYKPKVQTDLTINYKISKNLSVSVGGSNILNVYPDMSSPALTEGGGSWDSVQMGNNGAFFFTRIGLKF; from the coding sequence ATGACAAAATTGATTTACTCCTTACTATTTATTTTAACCATTGGGGCCGCTCATGCGCAAACCTTCAAGGTGAGCGGTAAAGTTACAGACGAAAGCGGACAGCCCCTGATAGGCGCGGCGGTGCTGGAAAAGGGGACCAACAATGGCACTGTTACTGATGCAGATGGCCGGTATCAGTTAACGGTGGGTTATGTAAATGCCATTTTAACGGTTTCTTATGTCGGATACAATAATGTGGAAAGAGGAATTAACGGCCAGGGAACACAGAATTTTTCTCTTGAGGATGCCACTGTACTCAGCCAGGTAACCGTTGTTGGTTCCCGAAACATGAACAGGTCTGCTACCGACACGCCAGTTCCGGTGGATGTAATTGATATCAGGGAAATTACCACCAAACAGGGGCAGTTGGATGTGAACCAGCTGCTGCAGTTTGCAGCGCCTTCGTTTAATTCCAACAGGCAGTCGGGTTCGGATGGGTCCGACCACGTGGATCCTGCATCTCTGCGAGGCCTCGGGCCGGACCAGACCTTGGTGCTGATCAACGGGAAACGCAGGCACCAGTCGGCTCTGGTGAATCTTTTTGGTACCAGAGGGCGGGGAAATACAGGAACGGACCTCAATGCAATACCTGCAGCTGCTATCCAGCGCATTGAGATACTGAGGGACGGAGCAGCCGCGCAATACGGATCGGATGCCATTGCGGGAGTGATCAACATCGTTTTGAAAGAATCCGTAAATGAACTGACCGCCAATGTGAATGCGGGTATATTTCAGGCCAAATACCGGTTTGATAATAAAACTTTTGACGGGCTTAACTACAACGCCAATATTAACTATGGCGTAGCGATCGCCAAAAAGGGTTTTATTAACGTGACTGCCGATTATAATTTCAGGGATTATACCAACAGGGCTAATACTGTTCCTGAGGCAGATCTGGCCAGAAGGCATTTCGGAGACCCTCGCATTAAAAATGCCGCATTGTATTACAACGCCAAAATACCCCTGGGGAAAAATATTCAGGTGTACAGCTTCGGAGGACTGAATAACCGCAAGGGTGACGCCTATGCCTGGACGAGGTTTGCGGACGATGACCGGAACATTCCGTCCGTATATCCGGATGGTTTTGATCCCATCATTTCAAGCAAGATAGACGACCGGGCTGTTACCGGGGGTATCCGCGGAGTTTGGGGAAAATGGGATATAGATCTGAGCCATACCTATGGTTTTAATAAGTTTCATTTTCTGGTATCCAATTCGCTGAACCGTTCTTTGGGTGAGCTGTCGCAGCGGTCTTTTGATGCGGGTGGTTTTCAGCTGGCGCAAAATGTCACAAACCTGAATTTTACCAGGTACTATAAAGGATTTCTCAATGGACTGAATGTAGCGTTTGGAGGAGAGTACCGGACGGAAAAATACAAGATTTTTGCCGGGGAACGTCCGTCCTATTATAATTACGATCCTGACTACCCAGGAGGCTCGCAAGGTTTTCCTGGTTTCAGTCCAACTGATGTGATCAGCAAGAACCGCTCCAATGTTGGGGCCTACCTGGACCTGGAAGCTGACCTTACCAAAAAGTTACTGGTGGATATCGCGGGCCGTTATGAGAATTACAGTGATTTCGGTAATACAGTCAACGGTAAAGTTGCCCTGCGATATAAAATTCTGGATGAATTGTCGCTGAGGGCCGCAGTGAGTACCGGTTTTCGTGCTCCCTCTCTCGCCCAGAAATATTTTAACTCCACTTTCACCAACTTTGTAAACGGTGAAGCGGTGGAAGTACTGCTGGCGAATAATGAAAGCAAGGTTACGCAAGCCCTTGGTATCCCTAAGCTTCGGCAGGAGACGTCCCAGAACGCAAGTGCCGGATTTACCTATTCACCTTCGGGCCGTCTCTCCGTAACTGTGGATGGCTATTACGTCAAGGTGAAAGACCGCGTGGTACTGACGGGGCAATTCAGTAACGACGATGAGGAGATAGGACAGTTACTGACCGATTTGCGCGTAGGGCAGGCCCAGTTTTTTACCAATGCGCTTTCTTACACTACTACCAAAGGCCTGGATGTGATTGTTGCACACAATACACCCCTGGGTCCCGGAAGGCTGAGTACGACACTGGCTGCCAATTTCAACTGGATGGAGCTTGGGCCGATCAACACCACACCTTTGCTGGCCGGAAAGGAAGGAACCTATTTCAGTGAGCGGGAAAGGTACTTTGTAATGGCTTCTGCGCCACCTTCCAAAATCAACCTCACCTTTGATTATTCTCTCAAGAAGCTAAGTTTTATGCTGCGGTTTGTCCGGTTTGGAGAAATAAAACTCATTAACTGGAACTATGGAGGAACCGATGAAGCTACCAATGCGCCATATACGGCTGCGCAATACACGGACGTCTATAAACCCAAAGTGCAGACGGACCTGACTATTAATTACAAAATCAGTAAAAATTTATCAGTTTCTGTCGGAGGAAGCAACATTTTGAATGTTTATCCCGACATGTCATCACCTGCTCTTACCGAAGGCGGGGGAAGCTGGGATTCCGTACAAATGGGAAATAACGGTGCATTCTTCTTTACAAGGATTGGTTTAAAATTCTAG